The genomic segment ctataaattattttatgaattttttcaaaaagattcgaattagctagtttttctcttctttttttcggttgaattttgaattttaaagagttgaaattgaagataaactatgtttcaaaatttaattgtcattttttttcgtgttttctcctcttttaaaccaatcaattaagtgtaaatatcattaattattaataataacatagagttaaaggtaaattgagcaaattgtatcaaactggtagcccttcgcattaatcagtacccaagaagtagctcttggtttcaaaaatgttggtgaaCCCTGTAATAGAGCATTTCATCTATcttgctaaatgtatttgttctttcgattttgacagaaaaattgtatttaaactgTAATGTTATCCGATCACGCAACAAACATTattcatatacactatattgccaaaagtatttggccaccattccaaatgatgagaatcaggtgtcctcatcacttggcccggtgtataaaatcaagcacttaggcatggagactgtttctacaaacatttgtgaaagaatgggccgctttcagtgatttccagcgtggaactgtcataggatgccacctgtgcaacaaatcctgtcgtgaaatttccttgctcctaaatattccaaagtcaactttattataacaaaagtgaagagtttgggaacaacagcaactcagccaccaagtggtaggccacgtaaactgacagagaggggtcagcatagtgcaaagactttctgcacagtcagttgctacaaagctccaaacttcatgtgaccttccaattagcccacgtacagtacgcagagagcttcatggaatgggtttccatggccgagcagctgcatctaagccatacatcaccaagtccaatgcaaagcgtgggatgcagtggtgtaaagcagtggtccccaaccaccgggccgcggcccggtaccggtccgtggatcgattggtaccgggccgcacaagaaattaaaaaaataataataataatattttttatttttttattaaatcaacataaaaaacacaagatacacttacaattagtgcaccaacccaaaaaaccttcctcccccaaaAGGGTttcattctgttattaatattctggttcctacattatatatcaatgtagatcaatacagtctgcagggatacagtccgtaagcacacatgatggtatttttttatgaccaaaaaaaaataaaaattaataaatttaaaaaaaggggaaataactgaaaacatgttctagtttcttcaaaatagccaccctgtgctctgattactgctttgcacactcttggcattctctcaatgagcttcaagaggtagtcacctgaattggttttcacttcacaggtgtgcttgaagctcatggagagaatgtcaagagtgtgcaaagcagtaatcagaacaaaaggatggctattttgaagaaactagaatataaaacatgttttcagttatttcaatttttttgttaagtacataactccacatgtgttcattcatagttttgatgccttcagtgacaatatacaacgtaaatagtcattctctccatgagcttcaagcacacctgtgaagtgaaaaccatttcaggtgactacctcttgaagctcattgagagaatgccaagagtgtgcaaagcagtaatcagcgcaaagggtggctattttgaagaaactaaaatacaaaacatgttttcagttatttcacctttttttgttaagtacataactccacatgtgttcattcatagttttgccttcagtgacaatctacaatgtaaatagtgatgaaaataaagaaaacgcattaaaatgaggtgtgtccaaacttttggcctgtactgtatgtatgtgttaattgtacatgtatttatttgtgtattgtAAATTAGGACAGACTGGTGTATTTGCTTAAAAGTcacaatgttttgttttattttgaaatgattTTCGGTtttgctggattttttttttcttgaacccCAGAAAGAATAGCTGCAAATACCTGATCATTTTAAAGActtgtgatttcaaagcaagttacccATCAATTTGTACACAAAACTATATAATAatgaaatgcataggcaattgtgtcaCAATATCATGAGGCGATTAAGAAATGAATATTAACTTATAGAACAAACACCTGCAacgcggccctcaatggaaacgggtttgacacccctgctctcaaGGAAACATTTGCATAATTCTTACGCACATAATAAGCTGTAATGACACGGCGCCTATATTGACAGTGATGAACGACATCGTGGGGACCATGTTCAGCAAAGCCTTCATGGACGAGCTTCTGAAGCCCCAGCCGATGTATTCTCACAGGACCATGAAGGTCGTCCTAACCCGTTTGGCGCACGTCTCCATCATGAGGCTCAACCCCGTCAGTATGGAGAAGGTAACAACTGGAAACACCACAAGCATaataataaatatcagtgtttccctCACATTCAATTATTTGTGGCCGGGAACAAAGAAATCACATTTTATTAGCTTGTAAGCACCTGGTCCGCCAGAGAATaagatcagtgttgccaacttagcgacTTTGAGGCCATTTTTAGAGAGTATTCCGACCCCTCAAGCTAGTAGGCGTCTAACAATTAATGTATTTGGATTTTTCAGTACAAAGACTTTGGTTCTGTACCAAATTCCCACAccactaggccacctactcagtggcctagtggttagagcaggggtcaccaacctttttgaaaccaagagctacttcttgggtactgattaatgcgaagggctaccagtttgatacacttaaataaattgccagaaatagccaatttgctcaatttacctttaactctatgttattattaataattaatgatatttacacttaattgaacggtttaaaagaggagaaaacacaaaaaaaatgacaattaaattttgaaacatagtttatcttcaatttcgactctttaaaattcaaaattcaaccgaaaaaaagaagagaaaaactagctaatttgaatatttttgaaaaaattaaaaaaagaatttatggaacatcattagtaatttttcctgattaagattcattttagaattttgatgacatgttttaaatggtTAAAAttcgatctgcactttgttagaatatataacaaattggaccaagctatatttctaacaaagacaaataattatttcttctatattttccagaacaaaaattttaaaggaattcgaaagactttgaaataagatataaattagattctacagattttctagatttgccagagtaatttttttgaattttaatcataataagtttgaagaaatatttcacaaatattcttcgtcgaaaaaacagaagctaaaatgaagaattaaattaaaatgtatttattattctttacaataaaaaaaataaatttacttgaacattgatttaaattgtcgggaaagaagaggaaggaatttaaaaggtaaaaaggtatatgtgtttaaaaatcctaaaataatttttaaggttgtattttttctctaaaattgtctttttgaaagttagtattaaaaatgtcgggcaaagcgagaccagcttgctagtaaataaatacaatttaaaaaatagaggcagctcactggtaagtgctgctatttgagctatttttagaacaggccagcgggctactcatctggtccttacgggctacccgcgggcaccacgttggtgacccctgggttagagtgtccgccctgagatcgataggtcgtgagttcaaaccccggctgagtcataccaaagactataaaaatgggacccattacctccctgcttggcactcagcatcaagggttggaattgggggttaaatcaccaaaaatgattcccggccgcagccaccgctgctgctcactgctcccctcacctcccagggggtgatcaagggtgaggtcattaatttcgccacacctagtgtgtgtgtgacaatcattggtactttagaaaggcttagtggccacatgcgtggacagcaccttttagctcttatttccaaaattgtgtacactactgaattggggtcttatggccgcttatgtggacacttatactgccatctggtggtgtcagaagtgtataacatacaatggaatttggaaaaaaaaagtgtaaaaataagaattagcatgtcactaaacatgaagtacacatttgtgtacttatggactaagtacatcatatcaagatgattcttagtttttatactaatcagggtccaataagcccaaatagcaaagagaaataaaaaaaacatgtaaacaaacagcttgggccttaagaggttttaatctgatttaccaaaaaaaaaaaaatcagccctACTTTAAATATTGCAAATGCGTCACGGCCAATTATGCACATCAGACCTTGTGTTGATCAGGTTTATTCCTAAAATTGGAGCACATCTTATTTCACCACCATGGTTACCACCAGTCACCGGTAAATGCAatcttatgttgttttttttgtttttttaatactcaATTAGCTGTACGAGCTGATGATCATGGCCTTCAAGTATCAAGTCTTCCTGTGCCCACGCCCTAAAGACCTGCTGCTCATCACATACAACCACATCGACGCCATCAGGGAGTTTGTAAAAGGCACCCCTGCGGTCGTAAACAATGTGGACGAGACACACAGGAGGATTATTGAGGTATGATTTAGCACTGCCCAGAATAACTAAAATGACTTCACTTTTGACCTATTTTCCTTCTCTATGAAGATCTACTCCGCTATGACAGCAGGAGAATTCCAGCTTCTTCGACAAACGCTCCTCACATTCTTGCAGGACACGCATGTTCGAGTGAgtttttcattgattgattgagacttttaatagtagattgcacagtacagtacatattccgtacaattgaacactaaatggtaacacccgagtaagtttttgaacatgtttaagtcggggtccacgttaatcaattcatggtagtgccCCGCTATCAACAGTCATCCCACAACTGTTTTATTATTACTGCTCTGTGTTCCTTTACTCAGGTGGCCATGTTCCTTAAAAATCTCATCCAGAATCCCAACGGTCGTTTTGCACTGTCAGCATCAGGCCCAATGCCTCATGGGGTAGACCTTCCTGGAACCATCAGGCGAGTGACTGACGTTTAGTTCAATATTGAATTTGCCAGTAATAATTTGGGTGAGGAACATCACAGTTAGTCCTTTGTTTATTGCTGTTAAATGGTGAATTTCTGCAAAGCAGTATttataaatggaatatttttATAGTTGGGAGCCTAAAAAACTGTTAACAACTAtacatacaggccaaaagtttggacacaccttctcattcaatgcgttttcttcattttcatgactatttacattgtagattgtcactgaaggcatcaaaactatgaatgaacacatgtggagttatgtacttaacaaaaaaaggtgaaataactgaaaacatgttttatattctagtttcttcaaaatagccaccctttgctctgattactgctttgcacacttttggcattctctcgatgagcttcaagcacacctgtgaagtgaaaaccatttcaggtgactacctcttgaagctcatggagagaatgccaagagtgtgcaaagcagtaatcatagcaaagggtggctattttgaagaaacgacaaaaccagtgaagttggcacgttgtgtaaatggtaaataaaaacagaatacaatgatttgctaatccttttcaacttatattcaatggaatagactgcaaagacaagatacttaacgttcaaattagaaaacgttgttatttttgatactttgcagtctattcgattgaatataagttgaaaaggatttgcaaatccttgtattttgtttttatttaccatttacacaacatgccaacttcactggttttgaattttgtagtttcttcaaaatagccaccctttgctctgattactgctttgcacactcttggcattctctcaatgagcttcaagaggtagtcgcctaaaattgttttcacttcacagatgtgcttgaagctcatggagagaatgccaagagtgtgcgaagcagtaatcagagcaaagggtggctattttgaagaaactagaatataaaacatgttttcagttatttcacctttttttgttaagtacataactccacatgtgttcattcatagttttgatgccttcagtgacaatctacaatgtaaatattcaatgtgttttctttattttcatgactgagaaggtgtgtccaaactcttggcctgtactgtatatattttatcaTTATTAGAGCTATATAGAGATGAAAAACCACCATATAGGttctacgtttacactgcagggtcggatgtccaattctgattttttttgtcaaatcgaaTCTTTTTAGTGgctgttcacattacaaaaaaaattattttctttttttgtcctgtccagctactcaggcaaatcataatatTGATGCCCTCATTtgttgtacagatttactttactaaAGAAATATGTGTGCGATAcatctcttgttgctttatttgtatttgactctaTATCAGATTCATATCGATATGGGCCAACACTCAAGGCTCCGATATCAGTATTGGAAATGGAAAAAGtcgggacacccctaattttTGACAACTAATCAAATAGTTTTAGATTTCCATTCAACCGTCATCACCTTCCTGTTTCTGCAGAATATTTGACACTAAGGGACGAAAAGTGCGACAGAGACACTTCCCTTCAGGAGGAAGTTACAGCGTCCCCAATAAAGAAGGATCGTTTGGCCTGCATGGAGACCGAGTCCTCAGACTGGGCATGAACATGTACTATATTTCATGTcatcaagacattaaaacaacgttgagaacttgttgaattaggtcctggagtcgagcaactcaaacataacgttggaacaacatgctttttgacaacgtttaatcaatgttgggttctgatgatgagttgaccattgaattttggtcatttcccaaccaaaaacatggatccaacgttagacatctatgttgtctcagtttacaaatacaactattttccaacgttgtttagaagtcattttttaaaaacatgtatgtagggttgtatggtataccggtactagtatagtatcccggtactaatgaatccaaaacggtactatactctgcttgaaaagtaccggttcgccatgttttttttttaacgggcgcgtcgtcgtcacgtcatgacattgctggttttacaagcagaggagcatgttcggcagtgcacaatcacaaagtacttacaagcagacactgtgtagacagaaaagggagaaaggacgcattttggcttaaaaactgacgataaaggtgaagttataacactgaaacgccctcaggaagaggtgctttaaaacatggctagctagttagcggataATGTTCGttcgcaatcggcagtgttttagctacttctaaatcactaatcctcgcctccatggcgacaataaagtaagtttcttacaagtatcatccctgcaggacgaggaatagctaaacatgcttcactacacaccgtaggaggatacaatagctcaccaccgtcacaatgtaaacaaacgccatgggtggatctacacctgacatccactgtaatgataccaagtacaggagcgtatctcgtcgatactactatgattacacaaatattttttatcgtcacaaaatatatatatattttttttaattcatattatgtttataaactcaggaaatacgtccctggacatatgaggacttaaattatgaccaatgtatgatcctgtaactacttggtatcggatcgatacctaaatttgttgtatcatccaaaactaatgtaaagcatccaaacaacagaagaataattgattattacattttaatagaagtgtagatagaacatgttaacagaaaataagcagatattaacagcaaatgaacaagtaaattaataatccaTTGTTACAGTttatccttaataattttgacaaaataatagactgagaaatgacacaatatgttactgcatatgtcagcagactaaattaggagcctttgcttacttactactaaaagacaagttgtctagtatgttcactattttatttaaggactaaattgcaataagaaacatgtttaatgtaccctaagagtttttgttaaaataaagccaataatgccatttttttgtggtcccctttatttaaaaaagtatggaaaagtatcgaaatacattttggtaccggagacaaccctacatgtatgtataatcaacgttgtatcaatgtattGTGCCGGCTGGGCttctaatgcatattatatggCTAATCCTCTTACTTTGCTGTGTTTATTTGCTACCCTTCAAAAGGTACACTGTGAACCTGGCAGAGGAACCATCCAAGTCTCCCTCAGTGAACGTAATTATTATCCAACATAACACGGTATCGACGCCACGTCACATTATTCTTTCTCCTtcttcagacagacaacttaaCTCCGAACCTGCTGGCGAAAGAGGAGCTCAATCTGCTGGCCCGTCTGATGGGCAACGTTGAGATTGAGAATGTGTCCGCTGGTGAAAGTGGCTTTCAGATCAACCTGTTTGGCGCGAGGCAAGAGGATGAGACGTCAGTGTTTATTTCTGCATCTGACTGATCTGATTTGTGTTATGTTAAATCCTCATGCGATGTGCTTGATCCATAGAGGAGCTGCGGGTGGAGCTGAGGACTCACCAGGAGTGATAAGTATCCAAGCATTGCAGGTAAACTCAATATTTGTTACGAACCTATTTGGAGATTTgtcatattttttcattttcttttttttttttaggatgaaTATTCCGCAACTCAACTGTCTCAAATAGCCAGACTTTTTGCAGAACAAGAGGCTACCACTGAAAACGTGAACAGCAGCAAAGGAGACAACTTGCTCGCCATGATGGACGAACTCTGACCTTTGTGTTTAGTTTCAGTTAGTCACTGTGACATGTTACTGCTTCAGCTTAATGGGGCcccattatgcaaaacctacttttcctACCTCCTGTTACCTGCTgtcctgtatttgggatctgcataagtcccgaaaattgtaTATTATTCCTTATAGATATCCTTCATACTTCCAGTAAACGAGCCATTTAGAATTTGCCCCATTAGTGCATTTTTGTCATTAGCGGATTATCAATATAcggtagagatttacccaaagtgctttgcgcgagtccgccattgtagtcagacGCTGAAGTCAATCAGCTCCTTTTTGGcaatcttgttgtggggcagactggctcgcacatgcacatgcatcatccgctcttgccatttctaatacaaagtagcgtaaatACTTCGAACTTgttagtagactccatatggaggagctaaaaactacaacaaagatggcgggagaAGACAGATGAAGTGGAGCCACGCActaaacagcgcatcctgaagagatggtttAGGAACCGGctagaaaatggtctgtaaaacataagctATGCAATATTTCTCACTATCACATTTTATGTAgcgcacaaggaagtgttttgaatgtaggaaagtaatcacaatatgacccctttgatgGCTAAATTGGCTACTAAGTTATAGTACCACATTCTTCACATAAAACGGTACTCTGTTGTTGACTTTTGGACGAAACATATTCAGTTTTATGCCCAGTTTACAGGTGTCATAACTATTTGATTGTTAACATACTAAATATATTGTAGTCTTCATTTTATTTGGTGACAGTGTTAATTCACAAAAATACAATACTTTTACTGTATtttctagggctgtgaatctttgggtgtcccacgattcgattcactatcgattcttgggtcacgattcgattctaaatcgatttttttttcttcgattcaacgcgattctcgattcaaaaacgatattttcccaattcaaaacgattctctattcattcaatacataagatttcagcaggatctaccccagtctgctgacatgcaagcagagtagatttttgtaaaaagcttttataattgtaaaggacaatgttttatcaactgattgcaataatgtaaatttgttttaactattaaatgaaccaaaaatatgacttattttatctttgtgaaaatattggacacagtgtattgtcaagcttatgagatgcgatgcaagtgtaagccactgtgacactattgttattttttttaattttgataatgtcaatgagggatttttaatcactgctatgttgaaattgtaactaatattgatactgctgttgataatatttatttttgtttcactacttttggtttgttctgtgtcgtgtttgtgtctcctctcaattgctctgtttattgcagttctgagtgttgctgggtctggttgg from the Entelurus aequoreus isolate RoL-2023_Sb linkage group LG20, RoL_Eaeq_v1.1, whole genome shotgun sequence genome contains:
- the oscp1a gene encoding protein OSCP1a, coding for MSMRTLPIVLLSLGGEMLYILDQRLEAQNTSRDNSEKEKATGLWSEQDRHRVMNDIVGTMFSKAFMDELLKPQPMYSHRTMKVVLTRLAHVSIMRLNPVSMEKLYELMIMAFKYQVFLCPRPKDLLLITYNHIDAIREFVKGTPAVVNNVDETHRRIIEIYSAMTAGEFQLLRQTLLTFLQDTHVRVAMFLKNLIQNPNGRFALSASGPMPHGVDLPGTIRIFDTKGRKVRQRHFPSGGSYSVPNKEGSFGLHGDRVLRLGMNMYTVNLAEEPSKSPSVNTDNLTPNLLAKEELNLLARLMGNVEIENVSAGESGFQINLFGARQEDETGAAGGAEDSPGVISIQALQDEYSATQLSQIARLFAEQEATTENVNSSKGDNLLAMMDEL